One genomic segment of Drosophila melanogaster chromosome 3R includes these proteins:
- the CG15548 gene encoding uncharacterized protein, giving the protein MENQKDLVTQSTWRRIMEHLTPVKGYKAAERRVSWYRGLSQSQMAAANALFDILRENMDKNTTSNVAKLMVKLGLHPYPPWKTLHMVIKLSRGNDLAFLWFLMEMCYKTPNHGETYSVNEQIIMTAIFRLDLFPTLRELDRWLPLPHSSQSDRDKADALRQRNQRLKKEKEDKRQRDLDRKAKIVKPLSPYFQEPNIPGKIRNERKLLSDYPDTAATLFHMDEEPLEAYLWSRWFGTYTLNDAHRVGKSIIYEEINNIFESFKAASLPTRHVESLCAHHQFIREMEKSLKDKLETMKRRKCEELIEAKNRLEERKRKRVIQELEEMSACYLKRFQEMAARARLASTSKQLFGGSSVKASYFDCPDNEIRCDDFDVEKCQTFEAERLTKNHIGDTPKSASGNNIRLASGAQAKSKTRSRSRSRSKSRRSRKPQSKARSIKEPEVLVETPVLPPRTAKEDFRDITIRLLEGENPILKGCPALQLESPHCAKCLIFDPQKGLPQKPQKKHRPSSLMQFLQNCPSEGNEEEDSHNEMAANPSAHSVQEPKLFDLGLLGRNCARFNYRELFGSLQRTHLDDERMRLKEAFVRAIDDDVQYLSAALSGEEEGSLDALVDRAAKRVFAQDVKAFHEELEKMHKQKAAKKYKSDSRLNFGQEFYDPENIPLMKEMLRLGLEKVAQDKRYVLPTLPDVHSVPYLIEWIRLRYGKRYSYGEKEQILNRDKLVMDQITWMMHTNLAKIPALPIGDNFTDMTKLRELTKKFRERHTNKFLEAIMEVERVFYSAMKPHLCNLATEETFLAYLPAHFHDLGFTVNTVS; this is encoded by the coding sequence ATGGAAAATCAAAAGGATCTGGTTACCCAGAGCACATGGCGCCGCATCATGGAGCACCTGACCCCGGTGAAAGGATACAAAGCGGCAGAGAGGAGAGTCAGCTGGTACCGAGGACTGTCCCAATCCCAGATGGCGGCAGCAAATGCTTTGTTCGATATCCTGAGGGAAAATATGGATAAGAATACCACCTCTAATGTTGCGAAGCTCATGGTGAAACTGGGACTACATCCCTATCCGCCGTGGAAAACTCTGCATATGGTGATCAAACTGAGCCGAGGTAATGATCTGGCCTTCCTCTGGTTCCTCATGGAAATGTGCTACAAAACACCCAATCATGGCGAGACGTACAGTGTCAACGAGCAGATCATCATGACGGCTATCTTTCGGTTGGACCTCTTTCCCACTCTGAGGGAGCTGGACCGCTGGCTGCCCCTGCCACATTCATCGCAATCGGATAGGGATAAAGCAGACGCCCTAAGGCAGAGAAATCAGAGATTGAAGAAGGAGAAAGAGGATAAGCGCCAGAGGGATTTGGACAGAAAAGCAAAGATCGTGAAACCTCTATCTCCTTACTTTCAGGAACCCAATATTCCCGGGAAAATTCGAAACGAGCGAAAATTGCTGTCGGACTATCCAGACACTGCAGCCACGCTATTTCACATGGATGAGGAACCCCTCGAAGCTTACCTCTGGTCACGCTGGTTTGGAACCTACACCTTGAACGACGCTCATCGTGTGGGAAAATCCATAATCTACGAGGAGATTAACAACATTTTCGAGTCCTTCAAGGCAGCCTCTCTGCCAACCCGACACGTGGAATCCTTATGTGCCCATCATCAGTTCATTCGGGAGATGGAGAAGTCTCTGAAGGACAAGCTGGAGACGATGAAGCGGAGAAAGTGCGAAGAGCTTATCGAAGCGAAAAATAGACTGGAGGAGAGAAAGCGTAAGCGGGTGATTCAGGAGCTGGAAGAAATGAGTGCCTGCTACTTGAAGCGGTTCCAGGAAATGGCTGCCAGAGCCAGATTGGCCTCCACCAGTAAGCAACTCTTTGGCGGTAGTTCCGTGAAGGCATCTTATTTTGACTGTCCCGATAATGAGATCAGATGTGATGATTTCGATGTAGAAAAGTGTCAGACATTTGAGGCGGAACGGTTAACGAAAAATCATATAGGCGATACACCCAAAAGTGCAAGTGGTAATAATATTAGGCTAGCAAGCGGGGCACAGGCCAAATCCAAAACaagatccagatccagatctAGATCAAAAAGCAGGAGATCAAGGAAGCCTCAAAGTAAAGCGCGATCCATTAAAGAGCCTGAAGTATTGGTAGAAACTCCTGTACTCCCTCCCAGAACGGCAAAGGAAGATTTTCGCGATATCACGATCAGGTTATTAGAAGGAGAAAACCCCATCTTAAAAGGGTGTCCGGCCTTGCAATTGGAATCTCCACACTGCGCCAAGTGCCTAATTTTCGACCCACAAAAGGGTTTACcccaaaaaccacaaaaaaaacacCGGCCTAGTAGCCTAATGCAGTTCCTACAAAATTGCCCCTCTGAAGGGAATGAGGAGGAGGATTCTCACAACGAAATGGCTGCTAATCCTTCCGCCCATTCCGTTCAGGAACCCAAGCTTTTCGATCTGGGACTCTTAGGAAGGAATTGCGCGAGGTTCAACTATCGTGAGTTGTTTGGCTCTCTGCAGAGGACTCATTTGGACGACGAACGGATGCGTCTAAAGGAGGCCTTTGTAAGAGCCATCGACGATGATGTTCAGTACCTCAGTGCGGCCTTAAGTGGCGAGGAAGAGGGTTCTCTGGATGCTTTGGTGGACCGAGCAGCCAAGAGGGTGTTTGCGCAAGATGTTAAGGCCTTTCACGAGGAGCTAGAAAAAATGCATAAGCAAAAGGCAGCTAAAAAGTATAAATCCGATTCTCGTTTGAATTTCGGCCAAGAGTTTTACGATCCCGAGAATATCCCCTTGATGAAGGAGATGCTAAGGTTGGGCCTCGAAAAGGTGGCCCAGGACAAAAGATATGTATTGCCCACCCTCCCCGATGTTCACTCTGTGCCCTACCTCATCGAATGGATACGATTACGTTATGGAAAACGCTATTCCTATGGGGAAAAGGAACAGATTTTGAATAGAGATAAACTGGTAATGGATCAAATAACATGGATGATGCACACCAACCTTGCGAAGATTCCTGCCCTGCCGATTGGAGACAACTTTACTGACATGACCAAGCTGAGGGAGTTGACCAAGAAGTTCAGGGAACGCCATACCAATAAGTTCCTTGAAGCCATCATGGAAGTGGAGAGGGTCTTTTATTCGGCCATGAAACCCCATCTCTGTAATCTAGCAACTGAGGAGACCTTTTTGGCCTACTTGCCCGCCCATTTCCACGACCTGGGCTTCACTGTTAATACCGTAAGCTGA